The following are encoded together in the Brassica napus cultivar Da-Ae chromosome A9, Da-Ae, whole genome shotgun sequence genome:
- the LOC125578278 gene encoding uncharacterized protein LOC125578278, with amino-acid sequence MSSLETKPDQRQGAEIFNGGSTCKQKANEILSTMNLPKGLLPLDNMTEIGHNKTTGYIWIKINKNVQHRFKAIGRNVSYDSEVTAFVENRRMRSLTGIKSKELLLWATISEIFVNDQDQTKITFANPTGLSRTFPVTAFEEEEK; translated from the coding sequence ATGTCGTCTCTAGAAACCAAACCAGATCAAAGACAAGGAGCTGAGATCTTCAATGGAGGATCAACCTGCAAGCAAAAAGCAAACGAGATCTTATCGACCATGAATCTTCCCAAAGGACTCCTCCCTCTGGACAACATGACAGAGATCGGTCACAACAAAACAACCGGTTATATCTGGATCAAGATTAACAAGAACGTTCAGCATCGGTTCAAGGCGATCGGAAGAAACGTGTCGTATGACTCGGAGGTCACTGCGTTCGTGGAGAACCGTCGGATGCGTAGTCTTACAGGGATCAAGAGCAAAGAGCTTCTGCTTTGGGCTACGATCTCTGAGATCTTTGTTAATGATCAAGACCAAACGAAGATCACTTTTGCTAATCCGACGGGACTGTCACGTACTTTCCCTGTTACTgctttcgaggaagaagagaagtga
- the LOC106367632 gene encoding potassium channel KAT1 — MSISCTRNFFERFCVEEYNIDTIKHSSFLSADLLPSLGARINQSTKLRKHIISPFNPKYRAWEMWLVFLVIYSAWICPFEFAFITYKKDALFIIDNIINGFFAIDIVLTFFVAYLDSHSYLLVDNPKKITIRYLSTWFAFDVCSTAPFQPLSLLFHYNGSELGFRILSMLRLWRLRRVSSLFARLEKDIRFNYFWIRCTKLISVTLFAVHCAGCFNYLIADRYPNPRKTWIGAVYPDFKETSLWNRYVTALYWSITTLTTTGYGDLHPENPREMLFDIFFMMFNLGLTAYLIGNMTNLVVHWTSRTRSFRDTVRAASEFASRNQLPHDIQDQMLSHICLKFKTEGLKQQETLNNLPKAIRSSIANYLFFPIVQNIYLFQGVSRDFLFQLVSDIDAEYFPPKEDIILQNEAPTDLYILVSGSVNFTAHVDGQDQIQGKAVVGDMFGEIGVLCYRPQPFTVTTTELSQILRISRTSLMSAMHVHAEDGRAIMNNLFKKIRGQQSIAIEDTTNNDQENINFQLMGWEEWMESRKDANGLDVTESTSDNGEKAIMDATHKGDTETIKKLVKHQHCSSSIQTKPCRGKDKRVTIHMLSQEKDLSQCHNGKLILLPKSIEELVILAGEKFGGCSFTKITNAENTEIDDLDVIRDGDHLFFSSS; from the exons atGTCCATCTCTTGCACCAGAAACTTCTTTGAAAGATTCTGCGTTGAGGAATACAATATTGATACCATAAAACATAGTAGCTTCCTCTCCGCAGATCTTTTGCCATCTCTTGGAGCTAGAATTAACCAATCAACTAAGCTACGTAAACACATAATCTCTCCTTTTAATCCAAAATATAG AGCATGGGAGATGTGGTTAGTCTTTCTAGTCATTTACTCAGCTTGGATTTGTCCTTTTGAATTTGCCTTCATCACCTACAAGAAAGACGCCCTTTTCATCATAGACAATATTATTAACGGCTTCTTCGCCATTGATATTGTCCTCACCTTCTTCGTCGCCTATCTCGATAGCCACTCCTATCTTCTAGTTGACAACCCTAAGAAAATAACAATAAG GTACCTCTCTACTTGGTTCGCCTTCGATGTGTGTTCTACAGCACCATTTCAGCCATTGAGCCTCCTGTTTCACTATAATGGAAGCGAGTTAGGATTTAGAATTCTTAGCATGCTCAGGTTATGGAGGCTCAGACGGGTTAGCTCGCTGTTCGCAAG GCTTGAGAAAGATATCCGTTTCAACTATTTCTGGATACGGTGCACAAAACTCATTTCG GTCACTTTGTTTGCTGTACATTGTGCTGGATGTTTCAACTACCTGATCGCAGATAGATATCCCAATCCAAGAAAGACATGGATTGGAGCTGTTTATCCAGATTTCAAGGAAACAAGTCTCTGGAATAGATATGTGACTGCTCTTTACTGGTCTATTACGACGTTGACGACCACTGGATATGGAGATTTGCATCCTGAGAATCCAAGAGAAATGCTCTTTGACATTTTCTTCATGATGTTCAACCTCGGCTTGACGGCTTACCTGATTGGTAATATGACTAACCTCGTTGTTCACTGGACTAGCCGAACCAGAAGCTTT AGAGATACAGTGAGAGCTGCTTCAGAGTTTGCTTCAAGAAACCAACTCCCACATGACATACAAGACCAAATGTTATCACACATTTGCCTGAAGTTCAAAACAGAGGGCTTGAAACAACAAGAAACTTTGAACAATTTGCCAAAAGCAATCCGGTCAAGCATTGCAAACTATCTCTTCTTCCCCATTGTTCAAAACATTTATCTATTTCAAGGAGTTTCTCGTGACTTCCTCTTTCAGTTG GTTTCAGATATAGATGCTGAGTATTTCCCACCTAAGGAAGATATAATTCTACAAAACGAAGCTCCAACGGATCTTTACATTCTGGTCTCAGGATCAGTG AATTTCACAGCCCATGTTGATGGACAAGATCAGATTCAAGGCAAAGCAGTTGTTGGAGATATGTTTGGAGAGATTGGAGTTCTATGCTATAGACCACAACCTTTTACGGTAACGACAACCGAGTTATCTCAAATACTACGGATAAGTAGAACATCGCTGATGAGCGCGATGCACGTTCATGCTGAAGATGGACGAGCTATAATGAACAATCTCTTCAAG AAAATTAGAGGACAACAATCAATAGCAATAGAAGATACTACTAATAATGACcaagaaaacataaattttcaaCTAATGGGATGGGAAGAGTGGATGGAGTCAAGAAAAGATGCCAATGGTTTAGATGTTACAGAGTCAACTTCAGACAATGGAGAAAAGGCTATAATGGATGCAACCCACAAGGGAGATACGGAAACAATTAAGAAGCTAGTTAAACATCAGCATTGCAGCTCCAGCATCCAAACCAAGCCATGTAGAGGAAAAGACAAGAGAGTTACCATTCACATGTTGTCACAAGAGAAAGATCTATCACAGTGCCATAACGGGAAGTTGATACTCTTACCTAAATCCATAGAAGAGCTTGTAATTCTAGCAG GTGAAAAGTTTGGAGGATGCAGCTTCACAAAGATCACGAATGCAGAGAACACTGAGATTGATGATTTAGATGTCATTAGGGATGGTGATCATTTGTTTTTCTCATCAAGCTGA
- the LOC106367631 gene encoding la-related protein 6A isoform X2 yields the protein MESTEAPSVAVVKSQVVEDAIGSTADVSQPPSHEVDSLRVAGCSDGVVVVSEIPCLTPSDDDFDHGEDRDQDHGDNDDVVVVVPKEDELKQKIIRQVEYYFSDENLPTDKFLLNAMKKNKKGFVPISTIATFHKMKKLTRDHALIVSALKESSFLVVSSDEKKVKRLSPLPEIRDPKIFTVLVENLPEDHTDENIRAIFGKAGSIKSVSICDPNAVEESEKGCKKDKFIRTRLHAFVEYESVEAAEKAAATLNNEQDWRNGLRVKLLEQTGKFAQRRPGRKEVDTVKDNTGQVHDQIGGEENKKSNEHQHHRHHHSDTPADNDSGDKNGNKTKSRGRGRRQNNQGGNGHGSSPSTSSSLHHNYHHHHVEVSKPPPGPRMPDGTRGFTLGRGKPLPAPTSAQTSHEA from the exons ATGGAATCGACAGAAGCGCCTTCCGTCGCCGTCGTCAAATCGCAAGTAGTGGAAGACGCGATCGGCTCAACCGCGGATGTTTCCCAACCGCCGTCGCATGAAGTCGATTCGTTACGAGTTGCTGGATGTTCCGATGGCGTTGTTGTTGTATCGGAGATACCGTGTTTGACCCCGTCAGATGATGATTTTGACCACGGGGAGGATCGCGATCAGGATCACGGCGATAACGATGACGTTGTTGTTGTAGTTCCCAAGGAGGATGAATTGAAGCAGAAGATCATTAGACAG GTGGAATACTACTTTAGTGACGAGAACTTGCCTACTGACAAGTTTCTTCTCAATGCtatgaagaagaacaagaaaggCTTTG TTCCCATATCTACCATTGCTACATTCCATAAAATGAAGAAGCTTACACGAGACCATGCTTTGATAGTTTCCGCGTTAAAGGAGTCTTCATTTCTT GTTGTTAGTTCGGATGAGAAGAAGGTGAAGCGTCTGAGTCCTCTTCCTGAGATCAGGGATCCAAAG ATTTTCACTGTTTTGGTAGAAAATTTGCCTGAGGATCATACAGACGAGAACATTCGTGCCATATTTGGTAAAGCTGGAAG CATCAAAAGTGTATCCATATGTGATCCCAATGCTGTTGAAGAATCAGAGAAGGGTTGTAAGAAGGATAAATTTATCAGAACCAGG TTACATGCCTTTGTGGAATATGAATCAGTGGAGGCTGCTGAGAAAGCG GCAGCTACACTAAATAATGAGCAAGACTGGAGAAATGGGCTGCGAGTTAAGCTTCTTGAACAAACA GGAAAGTTTGCACAGAGGCGACCAGGTAGGAAAGAAGTCGATACAGTGAAGGACAATACAGGCCAAGTGCATGATCAAATTGGGGGTGAGGAGAACAAAAAGTCAAACGAACATCAGCATCACCGTCACCATCATTCTGATACTCCGGCTGATAAT GATAGTGGAGATAAAAATGGGAACAAAACCAAAAGTCGGGGACGGGGAAGGCGACAGAATAATCAAGGCGGCAACG GACATGGAAGCTCACCATCAACCTCATCGTCTCTTCATCataattatcatcatcatcacgttGAGGTCTCAAAGCCGCCGCCTGGCCCAAGAATGCCTGATGGGACGAGAGGGTTCACATTGGGGCGTGGTAAACCGCTTCCTGCTCCCACATCTGCTCAAACCAGTCACGAAGCTTGA
- the LOC106367631 gene encoding la-related protein 6A isoform X1, producing the protein MESTEAPSVAVVKSQVVEDAIGSTADVSQPPSHEVDSLRVAGCSDGVVVVSEIPCLTPSDDDFDHGEDRDQDHGDNDDVVVVVPKEDELKQKIIRQVEYYFSDENLPTDKFLLNAMKKNKKGFVPISTIATFHKMKKLTRDHALIVSALKESSFLVVSSDEKKVKRLSPLPEIRDPKIFTVLVENLPEDHTDENIRAIFGKAGSIKSVSICDPNAVEESEKGCKKDKFIRTRLHAFVEYESVEAAEKAAATLNNEQDWRNGLRVKLLEQTGKFAQRRPGRKEVDTVKDNTGQVHDQIGGEENKKSNEHQHHRHHHSDTPADNIVLLNHFQDSGDKNGNKTKSRGRGRRQNNQGGNGHGSSPSTSSSLHHNYHHHHVEVSKPPPGPRMPDGTRGFTLGRGKPLPAPTSAQTSHEA; encoded by the exons ATGGAATCGACAGAAGCGCCTTCCGTCGCCGTCGTCAAATCGCAAGTAGTGGAAGACGCGATCGGCTCAACCGCGGATGTTTCCCAACCGCCGTCGCATGAAGTCGATTCGTTACGAGTTGCTGGATGTTCCGATGGCGTTGTTGTTGTATCGGAGATACCGTGTTTGACCCCGTCAGATGATGATTTTGACCACGGGGAGGATCGCGATCAGGATCACGGCGATAACGATGACGTTGTTGTTGTAGTTCCCAAGGAGGATGAATTGAAGCAGAAGATCATTAGACAG GTGGAATACTACTTTAGTGACGAGAACTTGCCTACTGACAAGTTTCTTCTCAATGCtatgaagaagaacaagaaaggCTTTG TTCCCATATCTACCATTGCTACATTCCATAAAATGAAGAAGCTTACACGAGACCATGCTTTGATAGTTTCCGCGTTAAAGGAGTCTTCATTTCTT GTTGTTAGTTCGGATGAGAAGAAGGTGAAGCGTCTGAGTCCTCTTCCTGAGATCAGGGATCCAAAG ATTTTCACTGTTTTGGTAGAAAATTTGCCTGAGGATCATACAGACGAGAACATTCGTGCCATATTTGGTAAAGCTGGAAG CATCAAAAGTGTATCCATATGTGATCCCAATGCTGTTGAAGAATCAGAGAAGGGTTGTAAGAAGGATAAATTTATCAGAACCAGG TTACATGCCTTTGTGGAATATGAATCAGTGGAGGCTGCTGAGAAAGCG GCAGCTACACTAAATAATGAGCAAGACTGGAGAAATGGGCTGCGAGTTAAGCTTCTTGAACAAACA GGAAAGTTTGCACAGAGGCGACCAGGTAGGAAAGAAGTCGATACAGTGAAGGACAATACAGGCCAAGTGCATGATCAAATTGGGGGTGAGGAGAACAAAAAGTCAAACGAACATCAGCATCACCGTCACCATCATTCTGATACTCCGGCTGATAAT ATTGTTCTTTTGAACCATTTTCAGGATAGTGGAGATAAAAATGGGAACAAAACCAAAAGTCGGGGACGGGGAAGGCGACAGAATAATCAAGGCGGCAACG GACATGGAAGCTCACCATCAACCTCATCGTCTCTTCATCataattatcatcatcatcacgttGAGGTCTCAAAGCCGCCGCCTGGCCCAAGAATGCCTGATGGGACGAGAGGGTTCACATTGGGGCGTGGTAAACCGCTTCCTGCTCCCACATCTGCTCAAACCAGTCACGAAGCTTGA